A stretch of the Papaver somniferum cultivar HN1 chromosome 6, ASM357369v1, whole genome shotgun sequence genome encodes the following:
- the LOC113291287 gene encoding uncharacterized protein LOC113291287, with protein MGRNRRHSADFRYDSLSLDAGYCRITILAPRACCKFAGQDLSLIDKSWTEEPDKLSKKFRSGVDSFIEMTKNHLIRIKKDKCRCPCKQCLNGNDPVSLDLVKNHLLKYGMAVSYRYTIWYDHGEEDNPAQDQSASSSVNVHNDETTFIGNENEAILEMLRENVESLTSDGKDGGEKNIEADLSIFSALLDEAKQELYPGCKDFTSLTFLVRLMHIKVLNRLSNKSFEMNLELLKKAFPKNNSIPSSYYEAKRMLKGLGLGYESIHACKNDCALFWKEYEKEDKCPVCSESRYKFNDGKGKKIPHKVLRYFLLKPRLQRLFSSKHTARDMRWHKGRHVEDGVLRHPADAEAWKDFDARYPWFAAEPRNVRLCLAIDGFNPFGHMSNAYSLCPVVLMPYNLPPFKCMKQPFFMMSLFIPGPQAPGNDIDVYLRPLIDELKEPWDVGVETRDVSTGKVFCMRAAVLWTINDFPAYANLSGWSTKGYLACPVCNDDPPSRKLRSKIGYLCHRRFLNPGHTWRDSRLHDGHKEKRDPPEEKTGDQLL; from the exons ATGGGTAGGAATCGAAGACATTCTGCTGATTTCAGGTATGATTCG CTGTCTCTTGATGCAGGGTATTGTAGAATCACTATTCTGGCTCCAAGGGCCTGCTGTAAGTTTGCTGGTCAGGATCTTTCACTG ATAGATAAAAGTTGGACAGAGGAGCCCGACAAATTGAGTAAAAAGTTTCGGTCAGGTGTTGATTCCTTTATTGAGATGACcaaaaatcatctcataagaatCAAAAAGGACAAGTGTCGATGCCCTTGTAAACAATGCTTGAATGGAAACGACCCAGTTTCGTTAGATTTGGTCAAGAATCATTTGCTTAAATATGGAATGGCAGTTAGTTATAGATATACAATATGGTATGATCATGGAGAAGAAGACAACCCTGCACAAGATCAGTCAGCGTCAAGTTCTGTCAATGTCCATAATGATGAAACAACTTTTATTGGGAATGAAAATGAGGCTATACTTGAGATGTTACGTGAAAATGTTGAATCCTTAACTTCTGATGGGAAGGATGGAGGGGAGAAAAATATTGAAGCTGATTTATCCATATTTTCCGCATTATTAGATGAAGCTAAGCAAGAGCTATATCCTGGTTGTAAGGACTTTACGTCGTTAACATTCTTGGTAAGGTTAATGCATATCAAAGTTCTTAACCGCCTGAGTAATAAAAGTTTCGAGATGAATCTGGAGTTACTTAAAAAAGCTTTTCCAAAGAACAACAGCATTCCCAGTTCATATTATGAAGCTAAAAGAATGTTGAAGGGTTTAGGATTGGGTTATGAGTCAATTCATGCTTGTAAAAACGATTGTGCTTTATTCTGGAAGGAGTATGAAAAGGAAGACAAATGTCCGGTATGCAGTGAATCTAGATACAAGTTTAATGACGGTAAAGGTAAGAAGATCCCACACAAGGTGCTgcgttattttcttttaaaaccaAGACTGCAGAGACTGTTTTCGTCAAAACACACAGCTCGTGACATGAGATGGCATAAGGGCAGACATGTCGAAGATGGTGTTTTAAGGCATCCAGCTGATGCTGAAGCATGGAAGGATTTTGATGCGCGGTATCCATGGTTTGCGGCAGAACCTCGTAATGTGAGGTTGTGTCTTGCTATTGATGGGTTTAATCCCTTTGGACATATGAGCAATGCGTATAGCTTGTGTCCAGTGGTGCTGATGCCGTACAACCTCCCTCCTTTTAAGTGCATGAAGCAACCTTTTTTCATGATGTCGTTATTTATTCCTGGACCGCAAGCACCTGGCAATGACATTGATGTATATTTGCGCCCTTTAATCGATGAGTTAAAAGAGCCGTGGGATGTCGGTGTGGAAACTCGTGATGTCTCGACAGGAAAAGTTTTTTGTATGCGTGCAGCTGTGTTATGGACCATAAATGACTTCCCGGCATACGCTAATTTATCTGGTTGGAGTACAAAAGGGTATCTCGCCTGTCCCGTGTGTAATGATGATCCGCCTTCACGGAAACTGAGAAGCAAGATAGGTTATTTGTGTCACCGACGGTTCTTGAATCCTGGTCATACCTGGCGAGATAGCAGACTTCATGATGGACATAAAGAAAAACGGGATCCACCGGAAGAGAAAACAGGGGATCAACTGTTGTAG
- the LOC113288780 gene encoding uncharacterized protein LOC113288780 — translation MQNLGINRFGKHPSYSTKKRKRSKEELSWTKKSIFYELPYWKHLKIIHKIDVMHVEKNICDNIVGTMLGIDGKNKDTEKARLDFEDMNIRKELHLRPKGDKFEKPPACYTLKPEQRRDFCKFLKSVKFPDGYAANISRCANIADGKIHGLKSHDCHILLQRLLHVGIRAYLRKDVCTSIIDLCNFFHDLCAKTLTVSHLDKLEKDIVLILCKLERIFPPAFFDVMVHLAVHLPREAKLVGPVGYSWMYPIERYLGTLKLYVGNKARPEGSIAEAYIINECLTFISMHFTETESKFNRKERNDDELDGSLRHQGTIFVFAQKVCPTGATEIKSLSPEERDQIHWYILNNCKEVQPYMKEHFKKLKEETNNDKLLSQRQQKEFPVWFKNRMFDLRSINSPEATDELYSLALGFELRANSYLSCNLNGVRYHTKQREARRTTQNSGLVVDSVFEGKEIEFYGTLCDVIEVKYLNNYRVVLFKCDWFDLTPRKKNLKTDYDLTCLNVSSTWYQKDPYVIASDARQVFYLDDHKFGADWKVVLKMHHRHIWDFLEMDDDADEEEEEDVYQQTGDVTVSSVIQEDNNVGLDELHRDDVEVELVDAEIVCAVDIDEDDVDVEEEDDTLVDYNDSEVDEEDNEPVDNDTDLED, via the exons ATGCAGAATCTTGGGATCAATCGTTTCGGAAAACATCCGAGTTACTCAACTAAGAAAAGAAAGCGTTCCAAGGAAGAACTGAGTTGGACGAAGAAGAGTATCTTCTACGAGCTTCCATATTGGAAACATCTCAAAATCATACATAAGATTGATGTTATGCATGTGGAGAAGAATATATGTGATAACATTGTCGGAACGATGTTAGGTATTGATGGGAAAAACAAGGATACAGAGAAAGCTCGGTTAGATTTCGAAGATATGAACATTAGGAAAGAATTGCATCTACGGCCTAAGGGAGATAAATTCGAAAAACCCCCAGCATGTTATACATTAAAACCAGAACAAAGAAGAGATTTTTGTAAGTTTTTGAAGTCGGTGAAGTTCCCAGATGGTTATGCGGCTAACATATCGAGGTGTGCTAACATTGCTGATGGAAAGATACATGGTCTGAAAAGCCATGACTGCCACATCTTGTTACAAAGACTTCTTCATGTTGGAATTCGTGCTTATCTTCGCAAAGATGTGTGTACTTCCATAATTGATTTGTGTAACTTCTTTCATGATTTATGTGCAAAGACTTTGACTGTGAGTCACCTGGATAAATTAGAAAAGGATATTGTATTGATCCTTTGTAAGTTGGAGCGAATATTTCCACCGGCATTTTTTGATGTGATGGTTCATTTGGCTGTTCACTTGCCACGGGAAGCAAAACTTGTTGGACCAGTTGGATATAGTTGGATGTATCCAATCGAAAG GTACCTAGGAACACTTAAACTCTACGTGGGAAATAAAGCGCGCCCAGAAGGTTCAATTGCAGAGGCTTACATCATTAATGAATGCTTGACATTCATCTCGATGCACTTCACCGAAACTGAAAGTAAATTTAATAGGAAAGAACGAAATGATGATGAATTAGATGGCAGTCTACGACACCAAGGAACAATATTTGTTTTCGCTCAAAAAGTCTGCCCAACTGGCGCTACAGAAATAAAGTCATTGTCACCAGAAGAACGAGATCAGATACATTGGTACATCCTTAACAATTGCAAAGAGGTGCAGCCTTACATGAA GGAACACTTCAAGAAGTTGAAAGAAGAGACGAATAATGATAAATTGCTGTCACAACGGCAACAAAAAGAGTTTCCTGTTTGGTTTAAGAATCGG ATGTTTGATTTGCGTTCTATCAATTCACCGGAAGCTACTGACGAATTGTATTCATTGGCTTTGGGGTTTGAGTTACGAGCAAACTCATatttatcttgcaacctgaatggAGTTCGGTATCATACGAAACAACGTGAAGCTCGCCGAACAACCCAAAATAGTGGATTGGTAGTTGATTCAGTATTTGAAGGCAAGGAAATTGAGTTTTATGGTACATTATGTGATGTTATTGAGGTAAAATACCTGAACAATTATAGGGTTGTGTTATTCAAGTGTGACTGGTTCGATTTGACTCCACGGAAGAAAAATCTTAAAACAGATTATGATTTGACATGTTTAAATGTGAGTAGTACGTGGTATCAGAAAGACCCATATGTTATCGCATCGGACGCGCGGCAAGTGTTCTACCTGGATGATCATAAATTCGGAGCAGACTGGAAAGTGGTTCTAAAGATGCATCACAGACATATATGGGATTTTCTTGAAATGGATGATGatgctgatgaagaagaagaagaagatgtttatCAACAAACTGGAGATGTAACAGTATCATCAGTCATACAAGAAGATAATAATGTTGGACTAGATGAACTCCATAGAGATGATGTGGAGGTAGAGTTGGTAGATGCAGAGATTGTATGTGCAGTTGATATTGACGAGGATGATGTTGATGTCGAGGAAGAAGATGATACATTGGTTGATTATAATGACTCAGAGGTGGATGAGGAAGACAATGAGCCAGTTGACAATGATACAGATTTAGAGGATTAG
- the LOC113286015 gene encoding uncharacterized protein LOC113286015, producing MGILLEQNVSNSTLPLLSLNHVSYLCKSVAKSAKFYQDVLGFVLIRRPSSFQFEGAWLFNYGIGIHLLQCNSINDVQPMPAKINPKDNHISFQCTDIELVKKRLREMGMKYETALVEEGGIFVDQLFFHDPDGYMIEICNCENIPILPLSASACPIKKPQIQSYANNKKSNQVRSAATTKALSAAEMETRMVESLFANMIDIAL from the exons ATGGGAATTTTGCTAGAACAAAATGTAAGCAATTCCACCTTGCCATTGTTATCTCTAAACCATGTATCATACCTTTGTAAGTCAGTTGCCAAGTCAGCCAAGTTTTATCAAgatgttcttggatttgttcttattagaagaCCTTCTTCTTTCCAATTTGAAGGAGCATG GTTATTCAACTATGGAATTGGGATTCACTTGTTACAGTGTAATTCCATTAACGATGTCCAACCAATGCCAgcaaaaatcaacccaaaagaTAACCACATTTCTTTCCAA TGTACAGATATTGAATTAGTAAAGAAAAGACTAAGAGAGATGGGCATGAAGTATGAAACTGCCCTCGTTGAAGAAGGTGGTATTTTCGTTGATCAGCTCTTCTTCCACGATCCTGATGGCTATATGATTGAAATCTGCAATTGTGAAAACATCCCAATTCTTCCACTATCTGCAAGTGCATGTCCCATTAAGAAGCCCCAAATCCAATCATATGCAAATAACAAGAAGAGTAATCAAGTGCGATCTGCGGCCACCACAAAAGCGCTTAGTGCGGCAGAGATGGAGACACGGATGGTGGAAAGCTTGTTTGCCAATATGATTGATATTGCCTTGTAG